AggaataataaaacattaaggataaagaatttattataaTGACGATGAggacaacaataacaacattaACAGTagtagcagcaacaacaacaataattttattattttacacataaatattattttggacAAAACCATAATATCATGAATTTTCACAAAACCATAATATCATGAATTTTCACACTTAAGCATAACAAAAGCAAAACATTACTAAGATCTTATCAAGGATAAAGCTCAATGAGAGCTCTTGTGCCAAGCACAGGGTGTATCTTATAATTGAGGAAACCAGCATCAAAGAAGAGCTTAGCccactccttttcatttctctcCATGCCAGTAGCAGCCACCATCATTTGTAGATCAAAAAACAGCTGCGTTTCAATTGACCCTCCGTCTCCATTCAGGTTCTCTCTCACCATATCTATAATTATCACCTTCCCAGCTTTCTGCTGTCCCTCACTCATAATTGCTTGTTTGCATCGTTTAAGTATTTTCACGCAGTCTTCGTCACTCCAGGCATGCAGTATCCACTGTTTGTCATTTACCATAAGATATGCTGCATGAATAAATGAAGACGGGAAAAAAATCCTAAAGgaaatagaaaatataagatgcatatatataaaaactccGTAGTATAGATTTTTGGGTTAGAGATGATGTCCATCTTTGAATATAAATCTTCATATGCATGTGTACGCAGAGGTCAGGAATGGAATAGTTTATATATGTGTCAATATATAACCCTCGTCAACATGTTATGTGCTGCGTTAATTCGTTTTTGTTAATGAAAGGTAAGCATATGCAAACTTACAATACTGCTAATTAGTACATGGAAACAGCAAAAAATTACCTTGAGTAAAATTACATCTGCAGGAGGAACTGCCTCAAACATATCCCCTCCAACATACTTCAAGTTTTTGCTGCCTTGCAAGTCAGAAACCACACGCGGGAGATCAAACACAGTGCAGTCCATGTGCGGAAATGCTTCTGCGATGCCCTTGGCCATAGTTCCTAAGCCTCCCCCTACATCCACCAAAGAATTCACCCCCTCAAAGATGCCTTTACATTTGCTTACAACCACCTTACTAACTAGTATGCTATCACTAGCCATGGCATCATTAAAGAGATTGTTGATTCTTGAATCTTGGCCAGCGTACTCCCAAAATATACTTTCATGGGCAATACTAAATGCGGTGGCTTCATCATTTCGGAACCAAGTGCTCAAGCAATCATGCGGTTTTGTCAGAACTGGGTCTAGCACAAAAAGTAAAAGAGTTCTCATACTCCAGGGATTGTCCTTGAGTAGGAGACGAGTGGATTGGGTAAGGGAATAGGCTTCTTGGTTAAGATTTTGCTGGGAAAAGAAACCGGAGTGCACGAGAATACGCATAAGGCGGTGGACATACTGAGCTTTTGATGGGTGGATCGGTAGGGCAGAAACAAGCTCCGAGAGGGTCATGGGTTTGCCATGTTTTTGGATCACATCTGGTATGCCTAGTTGAACGGCACATTTCAGAGTCATGGAGTTTATGAAGCAGAATATATGATTCCACACATGAGTTTGAGCTTGAAGCAGCTCACCAGCACTTTCCTCGTTAATCAACTCCATTGATTTCAAGTAGCTAGTACATATGCTAGTGAATGTTGTGATACCTCAAAATACTATTTTCTCGTCATATTTATAGGAGTGATCAAACTTACTGTAACCTCGGAGAAGGCTTAATTTCTCAACtgtatccaataaaaaaatttgatatgtgGCTCTCACATTCACATCTTCTATTTTATAGATTGTTATAGATAAAGTGCTCCTTCGAAatcacattaaattattaaacaatattttacaaaattaagacAATTACAGCTACATGGTTTTCATGAcacgtttatatatatattattattttaagctgaaatatttaaattaaagaaaaaaattataccataCTAGAAAAGCATAACTTTTGTCatcataacataaataaaattatggaagAGAAAagtcaatgattctttcttgaACAATGCCGCGCGGGACCTCGAATATTGTTGTCATATGAATTTTAGTGGGTAACCTTTGGAACTTGTAAGAAGTCGTTGCTTTTGCTTGTTAAGTTAATATAATTTGACTTCTCTCATAATGTTGTCCGTGAATTATCAGATTAAACATAGCaacttgatccttttttttttcctgggtgTCTAGCTAACGTTTCAGGAGTGGATTGGGATtaggtttttcattttaaaatataaaacaaatagaatataaaaattatcatcttaGCTGCCCATGATGCCCGCTAACGTTCCAAAGGTTAACTAATAGTGGGTAACCTTTGGAACTTGTAAGAAGTCGTTCCAGGTCGAGGTCCCGCGCGGCATTGTtcaagaaagaatcattgactTTTCTCTTCCTAAACTGATTCAAGAAGGCTCTCAATGATTCTTTCACTTGGTCTGATGTTGGTGGGGCAGCGTTTGCTGAACCCCCATCCTCGTCAGCAGGACGAGCTTCCTGTGCGCCGAGGCTCGTGGTGGCGGGTTCGGGTTCTTGCGCTGGAACGGGTGGTCCATGGTTTGGTGGTTAGAAATTTGAGAATTATGGAGGTTTGTCATCTTTATTTGGGAATAACATGTGCAAATATTTTCAGAACCGCGCTAAAATTGCATATTTAAATTCATATGATCTTCTtagagcttaaaaaaaaagaagagataatttcagcttatttttatatatatacatatttaaattcataTGAATGTTTTAGAACGTTTTTAGTATTATGGTTAAAAtgttgtttgttaaaaaattaatttagatttttttatttaaaattatttttatagtatttttaaattgttttaatgtatgtctaaaataaattttataacttaaaaaaattattttaatatatttttaaataaaaattatttttaaaaataatcattgctATATACGAAACCCCACTGTTAATATATCACAATCCTAATAGGGTAAAAATGCCATCATATCCCAACTCGGCCATGTAAAGTAATAAATCAGAGGATCAACAACTTTTGTTGACCCACCTACCGTATTTGGCCAgaagatttctttttatatattttatactaaAATGGTATTTTCAACCATAGCTtgacaaataaacacaaaaaggGATGAATTGTGTgatttcattcttttcattaaaattctttttagataTAAGGAATTGCAGAGGTAGAATTTCAATGCTAGAGATTAGAGAGAGTatatttattaactaaaaacaaaaagaaattgtgtCTTTTTGTGTGAATCACGtaataaaacactatttaatataataattttttttttatttaaatattttttaatttcatcattaaatatttagattattagaaattgagtttcttaatttgttatggTTAACTTTTTATAAAGTCATTCCAATCTCATGATTTGTGTCActagtttgacaggttaacccagttgattcaagtttttttttttttgaattgacattttttatttaatcttttaaaatttggttgattgtgaattggctttatgatttatttcggcttactttctatgaggttatcttaatctcatgacaCGGATTTTGTAAGTTAACCCGGGTAAACTTGGTTTGTTTTATTGTgtccttttttatattgattgttttttcaattttatcattcatcaATTGATtcattgagaattgaacttcataatttattttgatttattttctatgagattatcttagTTTTATAGATCAAGGTCACAAGTATGACAAATTAACCTaaattgactcgagttatttttacagtttattttttataatgttattttgatttcttaaacaTGATCATAAGTTTTGTGAATTAACCcgatttaatttgaattgttttatttgtgtcGTTTTAGTTAATATCTTATAATTATCAATGTCTTATAATTCAAATCGCAAATTCTTTTAGTTAATTAAGTTCACCCGTACATATTCACAAAAATGTGAACACTTGGCAGTAATATTAAACTAGAGAacttctatataaataaaaacatagtaaTAGATTGCATGAAATCTATCCGTGGGCAATATTGCTACGCATCTTAGGTCCGCCAAGGTTatctgatttgatttgaaacCAAGATATCTGCATCTACCATTTTTGTTGGAGTTTCTACCATCTTGTGTTGAATTTGATGCCATTGACACTCCTTCATCCTCCAATGTCTCTCCACTAGAACAACCTTTAGGGATTATTAAGTCACGAGCAGTTGGCAAGACAAAGGGTTGCTATAAATCCcaggaaattaataaaacagaTTTATTTGCACCAGATAGAACTTCATACAATTGTTTTTCATACGAAACTCCGTGGAATTCATATATGGCTAAACTTTAGTACACAAGGTATAAAATCCATACCTGATATCATGAATGatcaaaataatcattttaagaaaaaaaaagaaaaagaggagaagACCAAATAAGAGCTTATCAAGGATGAAGCTCAATGAGAGCTCTTGTGCCAAGCACGTTATGTATCTTATAGCTGACGAAACCTGCATCAAAGAAGAGCTTAGCCCACTCCATTTCATTCCTTTCTAGGCCAGTAACAGTCACCATCATTTCTAGATCCCAAAGCAGCTGCGTTTCATTTGACTCCTCGCCATTTTGGCTCTCTCTCACTATGTCTATGATTATCACCTTCCCAGCTTTCTGCTGGCCCTTACTCATAATTGCATGTTTGCATTGCTTTAGTATTTTCACGCAGTCTTCATCACTCCAGTCATGCAGTGTCCACTGTTCATCATTTTCCATGATTAAAGACATACTATAgttacaaaataaactaaaaaaactattcagGTTTGACAATACATGCATTGTTCATCAAGACTCATTAAATTGCTCACGTCATTGTTCATaactatttttacttttttaggtTCATATGTAGTTTTTGTGCTTTGGTCATTGCActttattaatttcttcttttttttccatccttaattatgttatcatgattttatatatatatatatatatatatatatatatatataaaaaacagagTTTATTCTTGCATTACATCACAAAAAGCTATTACAAAATAGAATTATAAGttactgttaaaaaaattaaaagaataaagacaaaaaaaaaaagagttgtctttttatttacattgtTCAAGAGGcaagaatttttatattttgatcccttttgttttcaaaatatacatttcaatcataaaactttatttatattatatttcagTCTCTAACAGTTGAGggatgagagagagagccaTCAAAAAGGAAAGGAGACAGTTTTTGGTCAACCCTGTTTtggccacaaaaaaaaatattgatcgtAGTGTTAATGAGTTTATTTTGAAGAGAAGAGTTCATTGAAAATGATTTGACCATTTAatcatgttgaaaaaaataattcagaatTCAAAAAGTTTGTTTAATCTTAGGTTCTTAGTTTGATTAAAGTGTgtgttgaaaataaagttatagaggtttttaagatatttttttttggtaaaaatgtGTTAAATTTAGATTTCAGGGATCCAAAAActtcaaatctgattttttttattactatgtAGCTAGAAAGTGTTACAATGGACAATGGATCATTTTTCTAGATAGGCATGCAGGGTTAGCCTTCCAAGCCTAAAGAGTGTCAGGCCTATATCTTGAAAGGCCAAACATTAGAATGCATGGTTTATCCCTTCAAAGCCTAGTCGCACCTAGGCTTCATTCTCGTTGCCCATtaactttttgtttcttttctatttatttttttatttatacttaaaataaaataatttttaaataaataatacaataatatttaaaagatcaTGAAACCAActataaagaatgaaattgaaaaaaaaattaatgtaaaaaatagatataaaagaaGGACCGATATCAATTCAGGTTAAtctttcaaactcgtgatccggGTTATGAGGCTAGTATAAACCTAAcggaaaaaatcatgaagcctaattttgaatcaattatatgttaaaggataaaattaaaaaaaaattaattttaagacaggatctaaaataaaaatagcaatcaaaataataagaactaaAATTGACCCacctttaatttttgatttgacCAACGTGAATATcaagaagataagaaaaactagaggagataagaaaaaaacaatgtcaacgCCTATCAGCTAACTAGATACAACATGCATTATCCCAATGGAAAGCCTATGGCGCGACGCTTTAGAAGACAAGATGGAAGGTTGTTTTTGGCCAACAAAGGAGCTCGCACATGCCCACTTGAATGCAATGGGCCTCCTTCACATGATGGTGTGTATTGTGTAGTTAGCCTGCCTATTCACTATAGtccactatatttttttagtttgaattttgGTTCctcaaaatctaattattttacatcaatgtaatttcattttgtatttccCAACTGATCATAAATCAAGGGTCGGGATTCTCAATACATTGCAAGAACCCTATATCTAGGGGGGAAAAACAAACTAcaaattcaagttttaaataaaatcaatgtgaatggattgaattaaaaaaaatgacccaaaaaataaaataaactcatCCCCTGACCGTACAAATCTCCctgatattaacaaaaaaaaaggattgaattgTCTAACCTCAAATTAATTCGGTCC
This window of the Populus trichocarpa isolate Nisqually-1 chromosome 13, P.trichocarpa_v4.1, whole genome shotgun sequence genome carries:
- the LOC18104547 gene encoding trans-resveratrol di-O-methyltransferase — its product is MELINEESAGELLQAQTHVWNHIFCFINSMTLKCAVQLGIPDVIQKHGKPMTLSELVSALPIHPSKAQYVHRLMRILVHSGFFSQQNLNQEAYSLTQSTRLLLKDNPWSMRTLLLFVLDPVLTKPHDCLSTWFRNDEATAFSIAHESIFWEYAGQDSRINNLFNDAMASDSILVSKVVVSKCKGIFEGVNSLVDVGGGLGTMAKGIAEAFPHMDCTVFDLPRVVSDLQGSKNLKYVGGDMFEAVPPADVILLKWILHAWSDEDCVKILKRCKQAIMSEGQQKAGKVIIIDMVRENLNGDGGSIETQLFFDLQMMVAATGMERNEKEWAKLFFDAGFLNYKIHPVLGTRALIELYP